A region of the Leptospira inadai serovar Lyme str. 10 genome:
TGTTCCGACAGCTATTTGGCCGTTGAGATTTCCCGGCGTATAGCCGACTTTATATATATTATCATAATAATCCGAAGTGACTCCCGTCGCAGTCGTGGAAAATCCGCTTACACCCGTCTGCTGAGTGGACTGTTTAACGCCGTTCGAGTCGAATTTTGTGAGGTAAAAATCTTGAGTTCCGGTCAAGGTATTCCCGTCCAAATTACCGCTCGTATTACCCGTGACAAACACGTTATTAAGCGAATCGAATGTTATACCTAGCCCGTACGTGGATGCACCTGCGGCTCCCAAGAGGCGAGTCCACTGTTTTACTCCTCTATTATCGTACTTCACGATAAATAAACTGAAAGTTCCCATTAACGTTTGTCCGTCTAGATTTCCGTTCGTATTTCCGGTGGCATAAATATTCCCGGCCATATCGGTCGTGATACCATTTCCGATTTCAGAACCGCCAGCAACTCCCAATTGCGTTGTCCATTGCTTATTACCGTTCGAATCGTATTTTACTACGATTAAATCCTGACCGCCAGCAAGCGTGTTCCCATCCAAATTGCCGGTAGTATATCCGGTTAGATACGCGGAGTTGGAAGAATCGAGAGTGATCGCATCAACTTGCGTGTGACCCGATACGACTCCCAAAGTACGAGTCCCTTGTTTGTTGCCGTTCGAATCATACTTCGTCAAGAATAAATCGTAAAGACCGATCAGAACGTTCCCATCCAAGTTTCCATTCGTATAACCTGCGATGTAAATATTATTCAAAGAATCTAAAGCGATTCCTTGTCCAAACGCACTGCCTCCGGTCGGCCCTAATAGGCGAGTCCAAATTCTATTACCGTTAGAATCATACTTTGAAACGAAAAAATCCGACGTTCCTGTAAACGGCTGCCCATCAATACTAACGGTAGTACTACCAAGGATATAAATATTTCCGAATGTATCAGACGTAATTCCGTTCGAACCCAATGTCCCGGCGGCTCCCAAAGTCTTGGTCCAAAGTTTATTTCCGTCCGTATCATATTTAGTCAAAAAAACATCTTGGGACCCGATCAGCGTATTTCCGTCCAAATTTCCGTTCGTAAATCCTGTGACATACACATTGCCCGAAACATCCGCTGTAACTCCCGACGCCTGCGTTGTAGCTGCGGATGCTCCTAAAAGACGAGTCCAGGAAGCGGTCGGCAACGGGCGTTTAAGGTACCCGCAAAAGGAAGCTCCTTTTCGGGACTTCAAGCCTTGGATAAAGGAAGCCTCAAAAAGATTGGAATCGTCGCATAGTGATAACTCCGTCTTTAAGCAGGCGAATTGAAATAGTAGGCTGAAACAAATAAAAGTCGGAAATAAAAAAATTCTCATGGTTCTCGGAAAGTAACTGTACACTTTCTTTCCAATTAGACCAT
Encoded here:
- a CDS encoding SBBP repeat-containing protein, which gives rise to MRIFLFPTFICFSLLFQFACLKTELSLCDDSNLFEASFIQGLKSRKGASFCGYLKRPLPTASWTRLLGASAATTQASGVTADVSGNVYVTGFTNGNLDGNTLIGSQDVFLTKYDTDGNKLWTKTLGAAGTLGSNGITSDTFGNIYILGSTTVSIDGQPFTGTSDFFVSKYDSNGNRIWTRLLGPTGGSAFGQGIALDSLNNIYIAGYTNGNLDGNVLIGLYDLFLTKYDSNGNKQGTRTLGVVSGHTQVDAITLDSSNSAYLTGYTTGNLDGNTLAGGQDLIVVKYDSNGNKQWTTQLGVAGGSEIGNGITTDMAGNIYATGNTNGNLDGQTLMGTFSLFIVKYDNRGVKQWTRLLGAAGASTYGLGITFDSLNNVFVTGNTSGNLDGNTLTGTQDFYLTKFDSNGVKQSTQQTGVSGFSTTATGVTSDYYDNIYKVGYTPGNLNGQIAVGTQSMYIVKN